The following are from one region of the Silene latifolia isolate original U9 population chromosome 9, ASM4854445v1, whole genome shotgun sequence genome:
- the LOC141600954 gene encoding protein FAR1-RELATED SEQUENCE 1-like, whose translation MSLFQLFITKRHPRVRAKVRTVESDFTPKRGMFFLTLDDAVQFYNIYALACGFDVRRYTNAKYKGDVSVKSLVCNRQGYRDMKRKLRFEATNHEAGNLSTAENKDRRIRQPKKHALTRCGYKAHMRLRTCEKTDDRPAVYIVDVFVDVHNHSLYSVKNREFQKLSRDVHDYIKRTTIDHTKLNIDFKNFKRNIKCFIGDKDAKMFIEHLKMLAETNGFYFAYDQDENRCLTKKMPEKVGRAICNDTEFMTDINAVVWDVDLEPEEFEQNWKTVIEAHGMESNWWLKYVFAIRQKWIPAYFRDLPLGCFLRTTQRSESSNSYFKRFESHFGTLVEFWMRYNSAIEQQRHSQRRWDTANEHSMLKKVESMKVEMHASLVYTHPIFADFQNEVKHAICSMGVGDLTRVGTVEYHDVRDGLKHRDFRVEFNIKTNESKCACKLFERHGIVCRHILWVWNGRQVHRIPETYVLARWTKKSYRPIVRDKNGKVIEDIDEADIKKAEMSKVWSEIYETVGVIDSYATEIEALLGITASNDIDLRPPNKAKNKGNGKRLRSSKEKAKTKQQKRKRRCGNCKKWVNHNSRTCNLPFAESPPSNDDDDEESETEEKRMSDVTDDNRRSLTREEIDEAKRTIESLTIEQLKEKKNRNYTEAEMDNQFIAGVNALKKYYTEVDISIFGDWTPVLKAMELMEAYKNPFQDESVEVESTLSRTVAQRVERIE comes from the exons atgagtttgttccaACTCTTCATTACAAAGAGACACCCGAGGGTGCGAGCGAAGGTAAGGACTGTTGAGAGTGATTTTACGCCTAAACgtggcatgttctttcttaccttggacgATGCAGTACAGTTCTACAACATATATGCATTGGCTTGCggatttgatgtgagaaggtaTACAAATGCGAAGTATAAGGGGGACGTCAGCGTCAAATCACTGGTTTGTAACAGACAGGGGTATAGGGATATGAAAAGAAAACTGCGATTTGAAGCAACAAATCACGAAGCTGGTAATTTGAGTACAGCAGAGAACAAAGATCGAAGAATTAGACAGCCAAAGAAGCATGCTCTGACAAGGTGTGGCTACAAGGCGCACATGAGGTTGAGAACCTGTGAAAAAACCGACGACAGACCGGCTGTATATATTGTAGACGTCTTTGTAgacgttcacaatcactctctttactctgTCAAAAACAGAGAGTTCCAAAAGCTCTCAAGGGACGTCCATGACTACATTAAGAGGACCACTATTGATCATACTAAGCTCAACATAG acttcaaaaacttcaaacgaaataTCAAGTGTTTCATTGGGGATAAGGATGCTAAAATGTTCATTGAGCATTTAAAAATGCTGGCTGAAACAAATGGGTTCTATTTTGCTTATGATCAGGATGAGAACAGATGTTTGACGAAG aAAATGCCTGAGAAGGTGGGAAGGGCAATCTGCAATGACACAGAATTTATGACCGACATAAATGCCGTTGTTTGGGATGTCGACCTCGAGCCAGAAGAATTTGAACAGAACTGGAAAACTGTTATTGAAGCCCATGGTATGGAAAGCAACTGGTGGTTGAAGTATGTATTTGCAATAAGACAAAAGTGGATACCGGCTTACTTTCGGGATCTGCCTCTAGGTTGTTTCCTGCGGACAACCCAGAGATCCGAAAGTTCAAACAGCTATTTCAAGCGGTTTGAAAGCCACTTTGGAACCCTTGTCGAGTTCTGGATGAGATACAATTCCGCAATAGAGCAGCAAAGGCATTCACAAAGGAGGTGGGACACTGCCAACGAGCATAGTATGCTCAAGAAAGTAGAGTCGATGAAGGTAGAGATGCATGCCTCACTTGTCTACACGCATCCAATCTTTGCAGACTTTCAGAACGAAGTCAAACATGCCATATGCAGCATGGGGGTCGGGGATTTGACAAGAGTAGGGACAGTGGAGTACCATGACGTTCGTGATGGACTAAAGCACAGAGACTTCCGAGTGGAATTTAACATCAAAACTAACGAGAGCAAATGTGCATGTAAGCTGTTTGAGAGGCATGGCATTGTTTGTCGGCATATACTGtgggtgtggaatggtaggcAGGTACACAGGATACCTGAGACTTATGTCCttgctcgatggacaaagaaatccTACAGGCCAATTGTCCGAGATAAAAATGGAAAGGTGATAGAAGACATTGACGAAGCTGACATCAAGAAAGCtgagatgtcaaaggtttggtctgaAATTTATGAAACTGTCGGGGTGATTGACAGTTATGCTACG GAAATCGAGGCTCTTCTTGGCATCACAGCTTCAAATGATATTGACCTTCGACCGCCAAACAAAGCCAAGAATAAGGGCAATGGCAAAAGATTAAGGTCTTCCAAAGAAAAGGCCAAGACCAAGCAACAAAAGAGGAAGCGAAGATGCGGTAACTGCAAGAAGTGGGTGAACCACAACAGTAGAACTTGTAATCTTCCATTTGCTGAAAGTCCCCCTTctaatgacgatgatgatgaagaatcaGAAACTGAAGAG AAAAG GATGAGTGACGTAACTGACGATAACCGAAGGTCCCTGACAAGGGAGGAAATCGATGAAGCGAAACGGACGATAGAGTCCCTTACGATAGA AcagttgaaggaaaagaaaaataggaactacACAGAAGCCGAAATGGACAATCAATTCATTGCTGGTGTGAATGCTTTGAAGAAGTATTACACTGAAGTCGATATTTCAATCTTTGGCGATTGGACACCAGTTCTGAAAGCCATGGAACTTATGGAAGCATACAAAAACCCTTTTCAGGATGAGTCGGTGGAAGTTGAGAGCACCTTGTCAAGGACCGTAGCGCAGCGCGTCGAGAgaatagaataa